ATGACACACAGTGAATAAACTGAGAAATGATTTAACAGCAGACAAACAGAACGACAGACAGAGAGAATGAACGACAGACAGAACGAACAACAAACAAGAACGACACACAGAGCAACAGACAGAGCAACACAACAATAGACGAATGACAGAACAACAGACGACAGACAGAATGAGTGACACAACGACAAACAGAACGAGTGACACAACGACAAAGAGAACGACACAACAATAAAATGAATGGCAGAACGGCAGACAGAATGACATAACGACacgaacaaacaaacaaacgacAGAACGACAGGCagatcaaacaaacaaacgaaaGAACAAAGAACGACAGGCAGAACGAACGAACGACTGGCAGAACGAACGAACGACTGGCAGAACGAACGAACGACAGGCAGAAcgaacagacagacaaacagaatgACAAAACGGCAGACAGAACGACTGACAGAATGACAGAACAGCAGACAGAATGATAGAATGACAGACAGGcagaatgacagacagacaggcagacagaatGGCAGAACGACAGACCGACAgaacaacagacagacaggcagaacgacagacacagacagacagacagacatgtacCTGATGAGAGTTATAGGACTGGCTGTGGTTGTGCATGATGGGTGGAGGACACAGACTGTACTGTAGCGGTTGTCCAAGTAAAGAATAACGGCCGTCTGTTGATATAGAAACACACTGTCAGTGTCCtgaacacacaaacataaattataaacacacacatagaaaaataaatgaggccatgcaataaaaaacaacaagagTTTCGCAACAACTCCTAAGCAGAGAGCGCACGCGTGTACCTTGTGCTGGTCCACCGGGTCGAGGGAACTGAGAGATGAGAGGCAGCGGTCCGAGACCCGGACACACATTATTCATACTGCCCGAGGGAGACGGAGCGGGAGATTGAGTGGGAGACGCCAGCGGACTGCTGAGCTGAGTGCACAccaaacatacatacatacaggtGTAATGAGGAGAACATCATCATATACACTGTCTATATCTGAGAGACTTTTACATGAAGCTTCAGATAATGCTGAGAGATACGAGGAAATAATACAGGTGTGAATATTAAGATGAAAGTTTCTCCAGTAAGAGGTGTATGTGTTTACTATGATACCTGTGGCTCAGGTTTGCCGGGTCTCTGCTCTATGCTGTAGTATTTACAGGGGTTCCACTGCACCAGTGGAGGATTCTGGGTCTGCTGCGGTCCATTGGGAACACTCAGCTGCATGACCATGACACCAGGCCCAGGAGGAGGAACCCCTAAAACATCAACATAAAGCTGGTATTTCATTGCTTTAATATATCAACACATTACTGATTCACCAGCTGTACCACTGGATCTTCACACCAGACGCACAGACTTTGATGCTTGAACGTTTTGAGTTAACTTATGTCATTCCCACATGGAATTCAAATagaataataatattatgagtTCTCAAACATACAGTTCAGAAAAGAAACATTGAGCGATTTCAGTATTATAGATGTGACATTTTCTGTCAAAACATGAAATATAATTCCATAGAGAACGTGTTTATTACCAATATACTTAATCATCCGTTTATATTTTACTAAACACCTGATGataagagtccagacatcagaaaaatgttttatattttagatGATGACAGTGTACATGTGTTGTGAGTGTGACAAAAAAAAAGACCAAGTTGTCTCCAAGTTTTTTGGAGAAGAAATACCCAACGAATGAAAGGACAGCTCTTCAAAGAACAAATTTTTTCATGAGGAGGAACAATGTTATGGATGTTGTTAGCTAAACTTACCCAACTATGGAAAAAAAACTTCACCTCGCATTGATATTTGAACCACCAAATACTGACAACTGAAATGGTCACATTGTTGGAAACATTTGCTAAAATCTGACGTTGGGGTTGCCATGTGCTAGGAATTGCTCATTTCTACAATAAATTAGGTGCGCTGGCATGACACATAAGGGAACTGATTGTTTTTGTGCACAATAGTATAAAATATTACCTGAATACTGCTGTTGTATTGGCTGAGGGCTACAGGGTGAGGCAGACTGGCTCATCTGGTACTGGTCTGAACTGGGGGGCTGCAGGTAACCCACCGAGGGActgaaacacacaaacacacagtcaGCTAAGATCTACACAGCCTTTTGCCATAGAGATAAATTAGGGAGTGTATGTGTTTACCTTGTGCTGTTTTGTTGTGTGGGTGTCAGGACGCCATAATAGACAGGCATGGGTGCAGCGGTCGGCATCGCACCCTGAACCGATTGACCCGTGGGAACCATCACTGACTGTTGATACTGCGGCTGGACTACAGTCTGACTCTCATTGGCTACAGGCACCTGAGAAGAGCACACAGTTTACACGTCAATCACACAGCGCACGTGCCCATCACACAGCGCACGTGCCCATCACACAGCGCACGTGCCCATCACACAGCGCACGTGCCCATCACACAGCGCACGTGCCCATCACACAGCGCACGTGCCCATCACACAGCGCACGTGCCCATCACACAGCGCACGTGCCCATCACACAGCGCACGTGCCCATCACACAGCGCACGTGCCCATCACACAGCGCACGTGCCCATCACACAGCGCACGTGCCCATCACACAGCGCACGTCAATCACACAGTGCATATTTCAGTCACACAGTTTGTGTATCAATCACACAGTTTATGTGTCAGTCAAACAGTTCATATGTCAattacacagacacacacctgATATGAGGGCATAGGGGGATACTGGACCATCATTCCCTGCATCTGTCCATTCATTCCCGCACGCTGTGGGTTCATCATACTGCTGCTCTGTGGCTGCTGAACTCCCATCATGCTCTGGTACGCAGGCTGTTGATTGGTCATCATAGGCTGCATAGGAGCTGAtggtacaaacacacacacatcaacaCCAGTCCTCTTCTCTATCTGTGTCATCTCCTTATACACAACCACATGCTCTTCTCTCTCCTGTCTGTGGCGTTTAAGCTTCAGTTAAAAACACCACACCTCTCTTTCATCACAAGGATTATTTTTCCATCACTAATTTTGTGATACACTAGTATTTATATATTAGAATTGATGAGGACACTGACCTGAGGGCTGTGCTGATGGAGGCAGAGGCTGAGAGCGCTGTGTAGGGTACGACACCTGATGAGATATGGAGCGGTACTGCTGACCTGAATTTGGATACTGTGCACCTGTAGAATAATACTGCACCTGGATCTGAAGAAACAGAGAAGATTATACACTGATGACCTAAACACATCATCATTATAATTTTATCCCTTTCCCTCGAACCCAAACCCTTATAGAAAATGTTTGCCTATTTTATATTTTCAAGTAAATATCATTGTTTAATTGATCAGCTTGTTTCTTCATGGGGACCAAAACATGTCCACAAggtcaaaaaatgtatttctatcTTTTTTTGGGGACATTTGGGGAGAGGGATAACAATGAAAACGCACACATggacgcacgcacacacattgcATGAGCTCTGACCCTTTGCTTTACTTCATCACACTTAGTTAtcatattaaacattttatatcgcTGTTGTCCaactttgtttcttttttgtcaAGAAAATAAGATTATACACATGAAATTACAGTTACCATCATCACCTCAGAGCAGTAGCAGAAATATCTGTACAGATTTCACTGGAGAGCGATGAGAAGTCTAAATTGACGTACCTGCTGAGGGGGTGGAGGCGGCTGCATGTAGCTCTGCGCAGGTGCAGCTGTCTGCAGTATTGGCTGCGTGGGTGGAGGTGGGGGTGGTGGAGGGTGCGGGTGGGGGGCAGCAGGCTGATATCCAGTGGGTGGAGGGGGCATGATGTAGCTGGGCTGTGGTGGGGGATGCTGGGATAGCACGGCAGGCGGAGGCGGGTACAGGCCGGGCGGCTCCGGGGCCTCACTGGAGCCCTGACGACTGAGAGACATCTGTCCAAAACCTTGAGTCAACTCATCTCcctgaaaagagagagagagagagagagatacagagagagagagagagatacagagagagagacactgaCTAAATCTCCCAAAATTAATTACAACATCCTAAGACAAACTCTcacaaaaaagagagaaagagcgagagACTCTTCAGCAGATGAAGGTAAATGAAGGTAAGGATAGAGGATAAAGTGTAAATACATTGAGAGAAGTGTAGTAGTACCATGTTGTACTGCTGGGAAGGAGAAACAGGAAGGATGACCTGAGGGCACGAAGGGTTGGAATAAGACACGGTCTGCGCAGACGGCTGCAGAGACGCCACCGGCTGCAGAGACAAAGTGTAGAGATAGGAAAAGACATTTCGAAGGAAGAAACCAGAGGAAACATTTGAGAGAAAACAGGGAGAATCTCCAATGAGCTCAGATCTTATGTTACCCATACTGGCAAAATGAGTCGGAATGAATTCTTtttaaatgagtaaaaaaaaaaatctttttgatTTGTTGAAATCTGACAAATGACAGAGCTACACCTGTTTGAGGTCGAGTCAGCAAAAGtaaattttgagaaaaatccaGTTAAAGTTTTTAAGGTTCCAAAGCAAAAATCACCGTATCCATACCTAAAAATCACTGTAAAACTAATAAATTGAACACAAAAAGTCTATGTTGTATATGttgaacttttttcttttctttattgtttgattgacatcaAGACAGACAGTTGtaagatctactgtaatgtagggatttaatataatattacacatcagatatttttccaAACATTCCcttaagacataacagattaaATCTTTgtaaattcttgtcaaaactgatatttttaaaactgtaattctcTAAGCGAGTATATATCTGGGCCTGTGTCCTTGCTTTACATCTTAGTCAGCATGAGGAAAATCATTTATGGGTCTTTTCTTTCTTAACTCTTGATAAATCAAGCAAGTGctgcactttattttttaattcctgcatgttttaaaaccaaaCTCATAATGTCAGATGCACAAGTGGATGTAGACGCATCTTTGTATTGGATTAAGTATTTAGGATCAtacacctctcagaaaatgacaataaagatcatttaatattttgggaCCGCTAGACGAGGACTTAATGTCCTTATTTTTATAAAAGCCTCAATTTCAGCAAAAATTTATACTTTCTTTTGCTCAGAATTAGACTCTTTCCTTGACAAATTTTGCCAACACACTTTATATATGAACCCTAACCTTTAATGATATCATTATAACGAACAGTATGTCATCATCAGATTAGATGGGAAACGCAGTATAAGTTATAAGTCACCTGAGGCATCACATGATTGTGTCCGCTGATAGTGTGCTGCGTGTGAGCGTGAGTCGGGGTGGGCAGCAGGGCAGTTTGCGGTGGTGGGGGCGGTTGGTTTTGAGTCTGAGGGACACTGGAGGGGCAGTTAGGAGGGCACGGCAGGAGACCACGGCTCTGCTGGAGGGGCTGAACTGCTGCACAAACATCTGTGGGAAGACCTGCGAGATTCACAACATATTCATGCATGTAAGACACTAAGATCAGACCTTCACACAACCACAAACTAAGCGCATGGTCTGAAGCGCACAGCGCAAGTGCACTTAATGCAAGTCTGAATtcacttttgctagtttcacaACAGGAAAAATGATTTGTGCGCCTGGCTCAcggtctaaaagggttgttccacTTCTCGTAAtaagtaatgggtgtgttttgggtgaTATGTGCATTAAACCAATGACAGTCTTAACTCTCATCCCCTTCAAAAGCAAGTTTCGCTCACGCCATGCCGTTTGCCTATTTACATGGTGCAGTTTGTAAGCAGAAAAACTGCAAgcagtcatcatatacaataaatcagtGGGGTAGAATtaataaaaatctaaataaatgcaatgttagcactttttaaaaaccaaaaaaagTGAAGCAGCTCTTCATGCCTTCTAAACCTTTCTGTAATCAGTCCTCATGTATGTCCAAGAGACACATTAATAATCTCTTACCtttcaatcctttaattttttatttcagaaaatgtttatgtgCTGTTGCGTGTCCATGTGTACATGTGTTGTCGTCCCTTTTTTAGGCACATATTACTAAcgcactctttaaataaaaaaaaatattgtcctattttagatgcctcaaaatagcaacacgcCAACAATGCACCTAAACATACATCATTTTTAGAACAGCACGCCCTTGGGTGCAGAAATGGgaacaaatgcatttgctatttaaataaTGTGGCGCtggacgtgaaaatgataacgGTGTCGGactgaaactagcaaaaaacactttGCGCCACAATGCGCCAGGTAATAAGCATTAGCATCTAGCCTCTTTCTGTAGTTAAAGCTGCAAGTCTCTGTTAGCTTAGCACATCCAGACATTTGGATTTTTAAGCTCTTTCAAGTTAGCGCTGCCTTACAGCATTGACCTCTGGGCTCTGTCCGTGTATTTCAGTTGACCTCTCACCTGTACGGGAGCCCCTGGTGCTGCCCTGTGACCCTCGACTGCCCAGACTGTCTCCTCTGGTGAGGATTGAGATTCCACTGAAACTGCTGGCTTTGGTGACCGGAGGCCTCAGCGTGCGGTTGGAGGTGTCGGAGTCGGTGCTGCTCCACGGCCGCGGCTCCAGACTCTTCATGTCCGAATCTGTGCTGCTCTGACGACTGCTGGATGCCCGGCTGGAGCTCTCCCTGTTACCCCTGCAGACGTACAAACACTCAATCTGAATGAAGGAAACGCACACCAGCGCAAACAAGCACTCATGCACGCATCATCACGGGAGCTCGGCAAGATTCAGACAACAATAATTAATACGACAACCAGACATAACTAATATTATCCCGTTTAGGTGCTTTGATAACTTCATTTCAACACAATAACACACAGACGGTCCATGAACAAATACAATCATTCACAAACAGCATTTCACATACGGTCATATTGTGCTTTTATGTGAaatagggctgcaactaacgattattttcataatcgattaacAGGCGATTATTTTTCTGATTAATCGACTAATCGGATAAAAACTACATTTACTCAATTAGATTTTTCACTTATAGCTAAATAAGGCAGTAAATTTGAGTATTCACTTTAACCAAGTCAGTCATGCGGTGAGTAGAATCGCCTGATAAATGTGCACCTCGCGTTGTATGAAGAAACAGCGCCCGACTTTAATTATAAGTGCACATCTAGTGCTGTGTGAAGCAGACGTGTGTCCGCACAGGAGCATGTGACGTCACAGACCAACTAATCAATAATGAAATGCGTTGACAATTATTTCCTTATCGATTTCATTATGGATTTTATCGattagttgttgcagccctaatatgaaacacacacagagcCCGGCTGCACCACACGAGCATTTAATACAACAGTGCAGTGTGACCTGCGGTTTAACTCATGCAGATCAAACATTGAGATTCCCTTTAACCATTTACTGTACTAACACAACAAGTGCAGCCCTATGACACACACGCATGAACACACGCACACGTCATCTAACACCATAATAAATGCAACAGTGGCAGTTCTACAccagataaataaataagatcTGTGAATGtgaataaaaactttaaatctTTCTGATTGGACAAAAGACTTTAATCAGTGTTTCTTTCACATCTATAAATGTGGTGATGTTGTGAGATGTTTTCTAGAATGAACCTGCGGCTCTGCTGATGATAACACAAAACAAGTGTCTGTTATTAACCTGACAGACATCAGGACTATTGAATGCAGAAAAATTCAACATTTATGTCATTTCTCTCCAAAGCTAACATGAGGAAACATCACCCACTGTGTTTCAGCATAAGTCCACCGACGGGTTGTGAACATCCTATTTTGTAACAATAATAACAGGTAGAGCTGGGTAGTATAATGATGTGTACTGTATATGCACTAGAAATGTCAATGTAGTGTTTAGGGTGCACTCACACTATTCAAACCAAAccatggatttaaaaaaagttgccagcgacagcatttttttatgattttcacaaaaattgaatgcCTTCTAGAAagtgttcttctttaaat
This Paramisgurnus dabryanus chromosome 7, PD_genome_1.1, whole genome shotgun sequence DNA region includes the following protein-coding sequences:
- the r3hdm2 gene encoding R3H domain-containing protein 2 isoform X1 produces the protein MSLVFPSDGMEGGDILPADGPTNTRGKSSPSAPAKDTNTDGPEPDENLSQDAQKRCQNHGHTRKRAKSNAKLKLVRSLAVCEESCGPFSTDGFPESQDIIQLHISCPSDKEEEKSSKDEYENEEREKKDKTPRKMLSRDSSQEYTDSTGIDVHEFLVNTLKNNPRDRMMLLKLEQDILEFINDENNQYKKFPQMTSYHRMLLHRVAAYFGMDHNVDQTGKAVIINKTSNTRIPEQRFSEHIKDERNVDFQKKFILKRDDASMDKDDNQIRVPLQDGRRSKSIEEREEEYQRVRDRIFARESSQNGYMNDNSRCFLQCDLYRLSTEGYSSSSQKRRQIFRGNRESSSRASSSRQSSTDSDMKSLEPRPWSSTDSDTSNRTLRPPVTKASSFSGISILTRGDSLGSRGSQGSTRGSRTGLPTDVCAAVQPLQQSRGLLPCPPNCPSSVPQTQNQPPPPPQTALLPTPTHAHTQHTISGHNHVMPQPVASLQPSAQTVSYSNPSCPQVILPVSPSQQYNMGDELTQGFGQMSLSRQGSSEAPEPPGLYPPPPAVLSQHPPPQPSYIMPPPPTGYQPAAPHPHPPPPPPPPTQPILQTAAPAQSYMQPPPPPQQIQVQYYSTGAQYPNSGQQYRSISHQVSYPTQRSQPLPPSAQPSAPMQPMMTNQQPAYQSMMGVQQPQSSSMMNPQRAGMNGQMQGMMVQYPPMPSYQVPVANESQTVVQPQYQQSVMVPTGQSVQGAMPTAAPMPVYYGVLTPTQQNSTSPSVGYLQPPSSDQYQMSQSASPCSPQPIQQQYSGVPPPGPGVMVMQLSVPNGPQQTQNPPLVQWNPCKYYSIEQRPGKPEPQLSSPLASPTQSPAPSPSGSMNNVCPGLGPLPLISQFPRPGGPAQDGRYSLLGQPLQYSLCPPPIMHNHSQSYNSHQSQGGMKHGARGKRQTLKSASTDLGTTDVVVSRVLEVTDLPEGISRPEAEKLFNQLSLCGAKIQWLKDPPCSRGPATSSCPGGGRGGGANDPANLYTVVAVFPNTMAAQSASFKLNNSGGSLFKLRATKKNYDLRVLERASSQ
- the r3hdm2 gene encoding R3H domain-containing protein 2 isoform X3; its protein translation is MSLVFPSDGMEGGDILPADGPTNTRGKSSPSAPAKDTNTDGPEPDENLSQDAQSNAKLKLVRSLAVCEESCGPFSTDGFPESQDIIQLHISCPSDKEEEKSSKDEYENEEREKKDKTPRKMLSRDSSQEYTDSTGIDVHEFLVNTLKNNPRDRMMLLKLEQDILEFINDENNQYKKFPQMTSYHRMLLHRVAAYFGMDHNVDQTGKAVIINKTSNTRIPEQRFSEHIKDERNVDFQKKFILKRDDASMDKDDNQIRVPLQDGRRSKSIEEREEEYQRVRDRIFARESSQNGYMNDNSRCFLQCDLYRLSTEGYSSSSQKRRQIFRGNRESSSRASSSRQSSTDSDMKSLEPRPWSSTDSDTSNRTLRPPVTKASSFSGISILTRGDSLGSRGSQGSTRGSRTGLPTDVCAAVQPLQQSRGLLPCPPNCPSSVPQTQNQPPPPPQTALLPTPTHAHTQHTISGHNHVMPQPVASLQPSAQTVSYSNPSCPQVILPVSPSQQYNMGDELTQGFGQMSLSRQGSSEAPEPPGLYPPPPAVLSQHPPPQPSYIMPPPPTGYQPAAPHPHPPPPPPPPTQPILQTAAPAQSYMQPPPPPQQIQVQYYSTGAQYPNSGQQYRSISHQVSYPTQRSQPLPPSAQPSAPMQPMMTNQQPAYQSMMGVQQPQSSSMMNPQRAGMNGQMQGMMVQYPPMPSYQVPVANESQTVVQPQYQQSVMVPTGQSVQGAMPTAAPMPVYYGVLTPTQQNSTSPSVGYLQPPSSDQYQMSQSASPCSPQPIQQQYSGVPPPGPGVMVMQLSVPNGPQQTQNPPLVQWNPCKYYSIEQRPGKPEPQLSSPLASPTQSPAPSPSGSMNNVCPGLGPLPLISQFPRPGGPAQDGRYSLLGQPLQYSLCPPPIMHNHSQSYNSHQSQGGMKHGARGKRQTLKSASTDLGTTDVVVSRVLEVTDLPEGISRPEAEKLFNQLSLCGAKIQWLKDPPCSRGPATSSCPGGGRGGGANDPANLYTVVAVFPNTMAAQSASFKLNNSGGSLFKLRATKKNYDLRVLERASSQ
- the r3hdm2 gene encoding R3H domain-containing protein 2 isoform X4, producing MSLVFPSDGMEGGDILPADGPTNTRGKSSPSAPAKDTNTDGPEPDENLSQDAQKRCQNHGHTRKRAKSNAKLKLVRSLAVCEESCGPFSTDGFPESQDIIQLHISCPSDKEEEKSSKDEYENEEREKKDKTPRKMLSRDSSQEYTDSTGIDVHEFLVNTLKNNPRDRMMLLKLEQDILEFINDENNQYKKFPQMTSYHRMLLHRVAAYFGMDHNVDQTGKAVIINKTSNTRIPEQRFSEHIKDERNVDFQKKFILKRDDASMDKDDNQIRVPLQDGRRSKSIEEREEEYQRVRDRIFARESSQNGYMNDNRGNRESSSRASSSRQSSTDSDMKSLEPRPWSSTDSDTSNRTLRPPVTKASSFSGISILTRGDSLGSRGSQGSTRGSRTGLPTDVCAAVQPLQQSRGLLPCPPNCPSSVPQTQNQPPPPPQTALLPTPTHAHTQHTISGHNHVMPQPVASLQPSAQTVSYSNPSCPQVILPVSPSQQYNMGDELTQGFGQMSLSRQGSSEAPEPPGLYPPPPAVLSQHPPPQPSYIMPPPPTGYQPAAPHPHPPPPPPPPTQPILQTAAPAQSYMQPPPPPQQIQVQYYSTGAQYPNSGQQYRSISHQVSYPTQRSQPLPPSAQPSAPMQPMMTNQQPAYQSMMGVQQPQSSSMMNPQRAGMNGQMQGMMVQYPPMPSYQVPVANESQTVVQPQYQQSVMVPTGQSVQGAMPTAAPMPVYYGVLTPTQQNSTSPSVGYLQPPSSDQYQMSQSASPCSPQPIQQQYSGVPPPGPGVMVMQLSVPNGPQQTQNPPLVQWNPCKYYSIEQRPGKPEPQLSSPLASPTQSPAPSPSGSMNNVCPGLGPLPLISQFPRPGGPAQDGRYSLLGQPLQYSLCPPPIMHNHSQSYNSHQSQGGMKHGARGKRQTLKSASTDLGTTDVVVSRVLEVTDLPEGISRPEAEKLFNQLSLCGAKIQWLKDPPCSRGPATSSCPGGGRGGGANDPANLYTVVAVFPNTMAAQSASFKLNNSGGSLFKLRATKKNYDLRVLERASSQ
- the r3hdm2 gene encoding R3H domain-containing protein 2 isoform X2, which gives rise to MSLVFPSDGMEGGDILPADGPTNTRGKSSPSAPAKDTNTDGPEPDENLSQDAQKRCQNHGHTRKRAKSNAKLKLVRSLAVCEESCGPFSTDGFPESQDIIQLHISCPSDKEEEKSSKDEYENEEREKKDKTPRKMLSRDSSQEYTDSTGIDVHEFLVNTLKNNPRDRMMLLKLEQDILEFINDENNQYKKFPQMTSYHRMLLHRVAAYFGMDHNVDQTGKAVIINKTSNTRIPEQRFSEHIKDERNVDFQKKFILKRDDASMDKDDNQIRVPLQDGRRSKSIEEREEEYQRVRDRIFARESSQNGYMNDNSRCFLQCDLYRLSTEGYSSSSQKRRQIFRGNRESSSRASSSRQSSTDSDMKSLEPRPWSSTDSDTSNRTLRPPVTKASSFSGISILTRGDSLGSRGSQGSTRGSRTDVCAAVQPLQQSRGLLPCPPNCPSSVPQTQNQPPPPPQTALLPTPTHAHTQHTISGHNHVMPQPVASLQPSAQTVSYSNPSCPQVILPVSPSQQYNMGDELTQGFGQMSLSRQGSSEAPEPPGLYPPPPAVLSQHPPPQPSYIMPPPPTGYQPAAPHPHPPPPPPPPTQPILQTAAPAQSYMQPPPPPQQIQVQYYSTGAQYPNSGQQYRSISHQVSYPTQRSQPLPPSAQPSAPMQPMMTNQQPAYQSMMGVQQPQSSSMMNPQRAGMNGQMQGMMVQYPPMPSYQVPVANESQTVVQPQYQQSVMVPTGQSVQGAMPTAAPMPVYYGVLTPTQQNSTSPSVGYLQPPSSDQYQMSQSASPCSPQPIQQQYSGVPPPGPGVMVMQLSVPNGPQQTQNPPLVQWNPCKYYSIEQRPGKPEPQLSSPLASPTQSPAPSPSGSMNNVCPGLGPLPLISQFPRPGGPAQDGRYSLLGQPLQYSLCPPPIMHNHSQSYNSHQSQGGMKHGARGKRQTLKSASTDLGTTDVVVSRVLEVTDLPEGISRPEAEKLFNQLSLCGAKIQWLKDPPCSRGPATSSCPGGGRGGGANDPANLYTVVAVFPNTMAAQSASFKLNNSGGSLFKLRATKKNYDLRVLERASSQ
- the r3hdm2 gene encoding R3H domain-containing protein 2 isoform X5, which gives rise to MSLVFPSDGMEGGDILPADGPTNTRGKSSPSAPAKDTNTDGPEPDENLSQDAQKRCQNHGHTRKRAKSNAKLKLVRSLAVCEESCGPFSTDGFPESQDIIQLHISCPSDKEEEKSSKDEYENEEREKKDKTPRKMLSRDSSQEYTDSTGIDVHEFLVNTLKNNPRDRMMLLKLEQDILEFINDENNQYKKFPQMTSYHRMLLHRVAAYFGMDHNVDQTGKAVIINKTSNTRIPEQRFSEHIKDERNVDFQKKFILKRDDASMDKDDNQIRVPLQDGRRSKSIEEREEEYQRVRDRIFARESSQNGYMNDNSRCFLQCDLYRLSTEGYSSSSQKRRQIFRGNRESSSRASSSRQSSTDSDMKSLEPRPWSSTDSDTSNRTLRPPVTKASSFSGISILTRGDSLGSRGSQGSTRGSRTGLPTDVCAAVQPLQQSRGLLPCPPNCPSSVPQTQNQPPPPPQTALLPTPTHAHTQHTISGHNHVMPQGDELTQGFGQMSLSRQGSSEAPEPPGLYPPPPAVLSQHPPPQPSYIMPPPPTGYQPAAPHPHPPPPPPPPTQPILQTAAPAQSYMQPPPPPQQIQVQYYSTGAQYPNSGQQYRSISHQVSYPTQRSQPLPPSAQPSAPMQPMMTNQQPAYQSMMGVQQPQSSSMMNPQRAGMNGQMQGMMVQYPPMPSYQVPVANESQTVVQPQYQQSVMVPTGQSVQGAMPTAAPMPVYYGVLTPTQQNSTSPSVGYLQPPSSDQYQMSQSASPCSPQPIQQQYSGVPPPGPGVMVMQLSVPNGPQQTQNPPLVQWNPCKYYSIEQRPGKPEPQLSSPLASPTQSPAPSPSGSMNNVCPGLGPLPLISQFPRPGGPAQDGRYSLLGQPLQYSLCPPPIMHNHSQSYNSHQSQGGMKHGARGKRQTLKSASTDLGTTDVVVSRVLEVTDLPEGISRPEAEKLFNQLSLCGAKIQWLKDPPCSRGPATSSCPGGGRGGGANDPANLYTVVAVFPNTMAAQSASFKLNNSGGSLFKLRATKKNYDLRVLERASSQ